The window ACAACTTTATAAAACTAGCTTTAAATATCTACAGTTGTTCACACTATTCATATTTTGTTCAAATGTGGCTTTTCTCTCGTATCTGTCCTCACATGAATCGGATCACACTGCAGTTTTGTACAAAGAACTGAAACCTGGAGCCAGTAAATTACAGAACCGCCCCCGTTAGCAACTGAATAGCTCTTCCTTTGCTGGCGACTCAGGTGCCGCTTCTCTACAAACCGCTCGCTTATTGTGGTTACAGTTACAGAGGCTTTCAACCCTTTAGTTTCTCGAGTGTGTTTCTAAATAAGCGTAGATTCTTGTGTTTGTGGTTTGCCTTTTGTGTACTGGAATCCAGAAATGGGGCTGGTGTTCGAGTATGACTGTTGTGTGCGTCGATTTTGCAGATGAAAGAATTACAGATCGTGACGGCTGAAATTTTAACTGTAAAAATGAATGTTCTTGTTTCGTATACCTGACGAAGACCCCGTGGCTCGTCGCCGTTCCTCTCCCTTACGAACCTCTCCTCTTACACATCTTCTCCTGATCTaacaactttttttaatatcctACTTCTTTCATTCTGGCCTTTTTCTCTAACACCTaacctacccccccccccccctcccctcaaccCTCCCACAGATGAGCCGACCAGCCCAGGTGCTGATTTGCACGCTCGCCATGTGCCGGCGTCCTCCGTGGTATCCAGCGGCATGAACTCGGCGCCCGCCGTGGCCACCGGCCCCGCCTCCCCCACCTTCACCTTCCCCCTCACTAGGCTCTTCTCACAGGACTGCAGTGAgtgccccctcctccccctcctcactcCCTTCCTCGCCACTGCATGCAGCTGAATCTTATTTGGGATGTTTAGTTCCTTTTCAGAGAGGGATTGATCACGCATGGTGTTTAAAACCCTCCTGGTTGGTTGTTGTACTAAGTTATACATTTCAAGAGGGTCTAGCAGATTTGTTCTTTTCCTCACTGCTTGGTTTCCATCTTCTCAATTATATTTGCCTGTGGAGTCttaaaagtattatttttttttttcttgaattcAATCAAATCTAATTTCAATCAGTTTCTaattcaaatcaaattgttAAATAATTCTCCAGAATTGAGTGTAATGTTTCAGCATTCTAGTTCAGCAGTTGTGCCAATACTGCCGTCTTAATTCTGAGTATGATTTTTGTATTGGAAACAGgtggaaatgaaaagaataagAAGTGTGAAAACAAGACTTTTGAGGCTAAATAACAGACACATGATGAACATTTTTTGCATGCAGAATTTGTAGAATTGCATCTTTgacaaatcccccccccaaaaaaattcaTACAAACGTGTTTGACTCTTTTTGGGCCCCAGTTTATTAGAATTGGACAAACTTGCATGATACGTTTCTTTAAACAGATGCATGTCAGTCTGTGTTTACAGGGGCCACACCTGCATGCCAGTGGTGAGAAAAGTGATCAGAGTTGATTTAATACAACCCACTGTTCCAGATCGCCTCCCCATCGTTCATCCCAACTACGCCACCCAAACCCacaaacctcctcctccaccaccacctcctgcttcctcccctccctcactATCCCCTCTCCTAATCCAACACCGCCCACTCGGGTGATTGGCATCGCATCAAcattctgtctttctccctgtctctttgtttctccttctctctctgctcattcATCTTCTCACCGAGCAGGCAGTATTAAATCCGGTCGCCGTTCCTCCTATCTTCTAGCCATCACCACCGAGCGCTCCAAGTCGTGTGACGAAGGACTCAACACGTTCAGAGAGGAAGGCCGAGTCTTCTCGTGAGTACCGTCAGTCTGAGACAGATGAGACTTAAACGGCACCCATTTGAAGTACATTCTCTCAGTTGTGTTGTTGTACTTCACAGGAGGCTACCAAAGAGAGTGAAGAGTTTCTTCACAGACGGGGTGAGTCACTCCTCGAACCTTTCATCGCCTAAACCTTGTTTTTACAAATGTCCTTCTTTCTCACTGCTTTTACATTCACTGTGATTTTGTCAGATTATCAAACCGAGAAAACAAACTATAAAGAAAAGTGGATGCCCTGCAGctttacagacacatttaaCAAACGTACAACTACATACAGACAGTTAACTGGTATTTTAATAATCTATGGCTATTTCAAATCACAATTGTGAAAGCACCTCAAACACCTGATCCACGTAAATGCTTCCTGAGGTTTTGAGTGACGTTTAAGAGAGCTGTGCCACTTTCGACCACAGTACAAGATGATGGCAAACGGCATTTcccttcatttccttttatcttGAATATTGAAAGTCGCAACTActtttgcttttacttttttcaCAAAACCATGGAAAAGTTTTCTTGTGACCTGAACACAATTACTGCAGAGGCATAAAGTCACTAAATTGACTATGTAATGTCAGATGTACTGGTACAGTTGACTTAGCTTTGCTAGCATCAGCTAACATTAACCACTATGAGCAAGTGGCCTTACCCACCAAGTGAATATATTGCATTAAGTCAGGGTAGGTTGTTTCGCTTATTAATCAAACCTTTTATTTGTCAGAAATCTGCCTCTTCCAGTCACTTGAGTTCATCGTTTTGGTCTGTTTCTGCACCTCAGAAAGtgtaatatatatttgcttTTGCAATCAAGGTTTCAAACAATGTAGCTCCTGGAGATAGTCGTATTCGGTCAGTGTCAGCTTTAATAAAGCtgaatcattttcattttttgaaAGCAGCATTtggcagtgacacaaagaggcCAAATAGATGCTGTCTCAGCTCCTGATGTATCAGTTGTAACATTATGtgatgaatattatatatatacagtatatatatatataaaacacggGTGACAACTAGACCTTGACCAGCACCGACATCATGATGATTTGGCCttaaacatttacataaagTGGACTGAACACCTCAGCAAAAGCATCAGCATGACAAATGGGGAGATCaatcatattatttttttggcaGAAGAGGCAGAGGTTTTTAATTAGGTTTTGGGGTTTTTAATACTTGGGTGACCTTCTGTTATACTTATTACCAAATTGAAAAAATCAGATTGAATGACTTTTTTCAGGTCTCAAAGCAACAAATAACATCAACAAACGTCGTGAACATTTCCTCGGTTGTGTTTCAGTCCCTGGACAACCTCGGCACAGCAGAAGAGGTTCGATCTAAACGCCACTCCACCTCAGAGCTGGGAAACATTACGTACAGCGATGTGCGACGAGAATCATGGCTGCACTTCAAACAAATCCTCACAGAGAAGGGCAAGGTGGGCGTGATTAGAAAAAACAGCTTCAGACAGAAAAGGCATTGAAAGCCAGCAAAGACTCACGTCTCATCTTTGCTTCACAGAAGGTGGGCAGCGGCATGCGTCCGTGGAAGCGAGTCTTTTCGGTGCTTCGCTCCCATTCGCTGTTCCTCTACAAGGACAAGAGGGAAGCGGTGCTCCGCGGGGCCACGATCGGAGGTGCGGCCGAGGAcgagcagccaatcagcatccGGGGCTGCCTGGTGGACATCGCGTACAGTGAGACCAAGCGGAAGCACGCCCTGCGGCTGACCACGCAGGACTTCTGTGAGTACCTGCTTCAGGCCGAGGACCGGGAGGACATGCTAGACTGGATAAAGGTCATCAGGGAGAACAGCAAGACGGACAGCGAGGTCAGAGGACACACCTACACTGTTAGACACTTACCTCCTCTGCGAGTGTGCCTCTCGTGTGTAGTTACAACGcagttgtgtttatgtgttgcAGGAGCTCGGTTTATCCAGACAGGCCCTCATCAATAAGAAACTGAATGATTACAGGAAGCAGAGGTGAGTCTCCTGATAACAGATCATGGATCTGCCTTCACCACTGCACTCATCTGTTGCCACGACAGACAGCTTGAATTAAaaacctgtctctctgtctccccctgcaGTCCAACAGGCAGCAAGCCCGACTCCTCCCCCAGGATGTCCCGCATGAAGCCTCCCTTCCTGCTTGCCAAGACGGAAAGCGGTGCGGGGGCACCACGCTCCACCAAATCCGAGGGCAAAGGTCAGTGTCCGGGATCGACTAATCAAACACACCTGCTAGTTATTGTGCTGAAATAAAACTGTAGTATAGTTTTTGATTAAATGTCAGAAGTTATGAGATGTATTATCACCTGAAGAGAGCATCGTTTCTCCTGTAAGATGGGTTTCAGGTAAATATGGGGGCACAGTTCTGggtaattatgttttatttttattagggGTAATAGACTATGAAAGTCTAAAATAACAGTTATAACTACTACATTGCAGCTTAATACTAATGCTAGACTAAATATCTGACTTGGTGCCAGTTTTCAATTGTATACATCCCACCAAAAATGTTCAACATTTTCCGCATTGCAATCATCGCTTTTTATTTGTACCATTTGTGATTCTTGGACCAGTCTTATATCAGATATTTGACATAATAATTTGCATGTTAGATATTCCATTTAGTTCAAATGGAGGTGTATAATCAATCCCTTGAATAATATATCTGCAGATGTACAAATATGGAACAGCCCTTTTTGGATAAGAGcctgtaaatgtaaatacaggATAAACCAAGAAGCAAACACTGAAGCTCTGGGACAAGCAGTGAAGCTTTTGTCCGATCTGTCCTCAGATGAGAGCGGTCCTCCGAAGTCTCCGTGGGGAATCAACATcatgaagaagacaaagaaggcCGGGCCTAAAGCTTTCGGCGTGAGGTTGGAGGATTGTCAGCCGGGTGTGAATAACAAGGTGAGCCTCAGTATCATCTGCCATACCAGAATGCAGTAAAACTACCACCGCTGAAGGTTTTATTTGTGACTAAACTCTGTGTCCGTGTCCATCTCAGTTCATCCCGTTGATCGTGGAGATCTGCTGCGGTCTGGTGGAGGACATGGGTCTGGAGTACACGGGAATCTACCGAGTCCCCGGGAACAACGCCATGGTGTCGGCGCTTCAGGATCAGCTCAACAAGGGATGCGAGATCATCCCCacggaggaggtgaggaaaTACGAATGCAACATTTAATGAAACCCGTTCACTGACGGACAGGTTTCATTCAACTTCACTCAACAGAACTGATGCAGAAGGTAAAATACAACGATCGCTGACTCATCTCCCGGTTTCTTTTTCTGTCAACAGAAGTGGCAAGACCTCAATGTAGTCAGCAGTTTACTCAAATCCTTCTTCAGGAAACTTCCAGAGCCGCTCTTCACCAACGGTTTGTCCAAACATGTCACAACAAGCCGTCCACACGCAACTCCCACTGCTGTGCATTCATATCGAATGACTGCATTCAAAAGCTCTATTTGCTCCATTTGCAATactatctttgtgttttttatgttcataaatatatacttttgtatgtacattaatattaatatttctacATAGTTATTCTACTTGTTCTTGTCCATACGTGGCTGATAAAGATGATTCTGACAAAAATGTATATCTTGACAGACAAATACAACGACTTCATCGACGCCAACCGGATGGATAGTACATCAGACAGACTGAAGACCATGAAGAAACTGGTACATATTTCTTTGCTACTAagaatcgtgtgtgtgtgtgtgtgtgtgaagaagttTGGCAGGTTCAACAGGTTTATCAATATTGTCATTCTTCTGGTTTTTTATTCGCAGATCCGAGACCTTCCAGATTACTATTACCACACTCTGAAGTTCCTGGTTGTTCACCTGAAGACTGTCGCCGACACCTCAGATAAAAATAAGGTGCGTAAAAAACAGTCTGTAAATGAAACGAAAACATAACCATTAGCATCACTGTGACACCTTTGCTAATAATGTTTTTTGACGCGTAGATGGAGCCCCGTAACCTGGCTCTGGTGTTCGGGCCGACTCTGGTTCGGACATCTGAAGACAACATGAAAGATATGGTCACGCACATGCCTGACCGCTACAAGATAGTAGAGACGCTCATCCATCATGTAAGagcacagcaacacacacacacacgcgcacacacacacacacacacacacacacgcacacacacgtgcaaatTACTCATACTcttattcatatttctttctcCATGTCGTTCTTGCAGTGCAACTGGTTTTTTCGCTGAAGAGCAAGACAAGGATGAAAAGGTATGCTTCCCATATTGTTTCTTTAGACTTGCACATTGGAAACGTCAATGCACGACAGAGAGAGCTATTTAAAGATCCAGTTGAGTATGTGCGGTTGCCCTGAGAACTTGCAAGTAATGTGTTGCATGTGACTTCATTATCTGAGAATCTTTTCAAGTTGGTGTGAAATAACTATGAATCTGAACACGTTTTTCTACCACCGAGGGGGATTGCTTCACCTTTTTCAAATTAACTGGTTTtaatacataacatatttagtCTTGTTTTAGGACGATTATCGTAAGTCCTAAAAAGTccctgggaaaaaaagaagaaaacaggaaaatgTTTCATGAGCATTTGTTCTATTTCATAAAACCAATAAGTCACCATGGCATTTGCAACTTTAGATTTGACCTTGtagttttgtctttgtggttggGAGCACAGATAACGTAAAAAAACTATTCTGGACgtcttttttaaaagccttatctgtaaaaaaaaaaatccccattcaaaatgtcagtttatACATTCATACAGACTTGCACACTGTATGAATCCCCCTGTTTCCCGTTTTTTAACGCATCCAAAGTCGCAGTAAATCACAGCCTTTTTTCTTGTGTCCCTTCCGTCCAGACGCCGGTGGACACGGAGGACGTGCAGCCCGCCCCCAACATCGACCACCTGCTGTCCAACATTGGTAGGACCGCGCTGCTCGGGGAGGCCTCAGGTGAGCCGCTTACCGCTCAGAGCCAATCGCCTGCTAGCTCTGACCAAGCCGTCCAATAGCATTAGGGTAGATGTAATCGTAGCACAAAATGAATGATGCTTTCCATTTCATGCTGGAAGAAGGGAATTCCCCACTAGTGtatcattattacaatgtgtgtgtcagAACAATGAATCTTGTTCCAAAGAATATGTTTTTAAGAATCTATAAAACTAAACCACTTAAGATGATGCTCTTAAAaagcatgttaaaaaaaattatcccAAGTGTTGACATGACGTCAGATTCTTCGCCTGATCGAGATCACTCCTTAGAAGTGTGTCCCAACTCAAAGCCAGAATTCCCTCCTTTTCCAACAGAACTAGAACGCGGCATAAGAAATGAAAGTCTGACATCCGTTAGTACTCggagtgtttctgtgtttgatAGCGTGCCTACACTTCCTATCCTTTCTGCTGAcctcttttttcctccccacGTTGCTCATCTTTCACTTTCTCTGTACGTTTCTGCATTTCCTTCTCTTAGCTGAGCCTGTGGAGCAGCCACTGCGGTAGGATGGGAACTCCCCTGGCAAtacgcgtgcgtgcgtgtgtgtgtgtgtgcgtgcgtgtgtgtgtgtgtgtgtgtgtgtgcatcatattgtgaaagtgaaataatgtgtgtttgtgtgggtgatggtttgtgtctccatggtctccATTACCCTCCTTAGATTCAGAGTCTCCCTCTCAGTGTCAGATGGAGGACCCTGTAAGAACATGTCACTTCAGTGTGGCCCCAGTCTGGCTAATGAATTAACAGCCTGTTAAAGCTGCTGTATCTGACACTGGAGTGTAAACTGTGGTCTGTCGCTGAGAGACAATCACCTCACTAATGGCCCTTTGCTCCACTCATCCTACGTGCAGTTTCAGTCAGTGTCGTCCAATCATCAGGCTCCTCCTGTTCCACTTACCTCTAAAGGGACTCTAGGTGGCGCCGTTTCAATCCTGCCGTTTCAATGCCCCAATGATATCAGAGATATAAtctgatttgtttgtgtgagcaaATATTCTAGAAGTGACCTTTCTAAGTAAAACAAACCTTCAGAAATGTAGCAAGAGAAGATCAGCTATGATATTTCAACATTTACTGAACCATCAGATTTGTTCACCTCGTTAGACATTTGAGTAATCTTTCCACTGTTTTGTCGTTGATACCGTAGCTGTTACCAGAAACGGTGACCTATTCTCATGATAGGTCCCAGATTTCAATAACCAATATAGCAGAAACAGATGGTTTCCATGGATCGTTCATCTAGTGTCTAAATAGCAAAAGAAAGTACATCCATGTCTCACATAGTCTTAGACAATTGGTCAGTTATTAaagttgcttcttttttttgctgactAATTCACTAATCAAATAATAAACTTTGACCatgtaattttaaaaaaattaaaaattcaacaaatatatacacatatatatatatatataatttgtgtatgtgtatttgagcgcagtgggctgctgtgaagcagaACGTTTCCCTCAAGGCCTTGTAGTTAAAGGACGAGCCGCTCTACCCACTGAGCGACAGCCCGTCCTCTTCTGTGATAGGCTACAAGTGGAAgcgtaacaacaacaacacacgcgTGAATTACCTGAGCTAGGCTGCGTTTTGTGAAAACCAAAGAGCTTTAATGGTGATGCACAGATGAAGGGTGAAAGTTGGTCCACCATCTGGAAGCGCCACACAAGATAAACTGGATTGATATTATTCTTGTTGCTACATGAGAAACAATTCTTTAAATGGCCGCCACCCCCGGCCGAGTCCCGTGTTTTCTCCAAAGACTGTCGCAGACAGAAAAACAGCTTTTATCCTGCATCGCTGTATTGGTGTTGTGAAGTGTTTCTTTATACTCTGGAATCAAAAAAAATGATTTCGGCCTTCACACCTCTCAACGCTTCTTTGACTGATTGATGTCATcggtgtgttttctgtgatgtCATCGGTGTGTGCCGTGGTTTTCTAATGCCTCCAACACCAAACCCTGCTTTCCCGATCATTGTTTCTCCTGCACATGTGTAAATCAGTGTCTTTGTACCGGGGTCCGTCACGGTAAGAGGGCACAGAGGAAGGCGAGCTCCTTCAAATTCAGAGGAGGAATTTGTCCTGTTATTCAATTTCTTTGCAATCAGGAAGAAACTTTCAAGTATGTTGTGCTCAAGCCACAACCCCGTCGGTGATGTCACAGCGGCTGCTTTACCCTTTACAAAACACCGGCTGTGACACCAACcgcctctgtgtcctccaccATGACTGTTTTGGCCTTTTGTTAACTTCAATGGTTCTGACCCACTGATGTTTGTAATCTCTTTTCCCCAGACTCAACCAACAGTGACTCAGCGAAATCAAAGgtaatatattttaacatggcTCAAGGTTACtctataccacacacacacacacacacacacacacacacacgcgtattGTCAGACAGCAGCAGTTAAGACATCTAGAGTGTAACCTATGACAGTCTCAcagtaaagttttttttcttcctgttgcAGGGCTCTTGGGGGTCAAAGAAAGACCTCACACCCAAAGACTTCCTGACCCTGTCCATCATGTCGGCTGTTACGGGCCGCAAACGCAGGAAGCGCCAGAACGCCCGCCGCGTGGGCAGCAGCACCGACGACGACTCTGAGCACGAGCCAATCAAAGCCGGACATTTAGggccagaggaggaagaggaggcaatGTCGCCCGTGGGAGACACTGCTCCTcgagcagagggagaggaggacgaggatgaagaagaagaagaagaagaagaggaggaagaggaagaagatgaggaagtTGTTGAAAGCGGAGTGAAAGAAGAGGTAGAAGAGGAGGTGGTAGCGGTTATTCCCGGTCGGCCGTGCTgtaaagatgaagaggaggcaggaggaaggcaGGCAGCCGTGTTGCTGCACGAGGAGGAGGCGCGGGCAGAGGTGAAGGGGCCGCCGTGGAGAGCGCCAGACGATGCCCGCTCTATTGTCTCTGGTTACTCCACCCTCTCCACGTTAGGCCGTAGCCTGGGCTCAGAGGGCCGGGGGGATGATGCCGATGACGAAAACAGCGAGCTGGTGAGTGAGACGGACAATGAGAGCGGCTTTGCGTCGCGCTCCCTCACCCAGGAGAGACCCGACAAACACACGACGACACCTGTGAACACACAGCCGCCAGCAGCCCCGCGCAGCTTCCTCTACTCGCACTACAAACCCCCCGTTCTCTCTCCCACAAACCTGCTCGCCACGCCCACAGCGCTCGCGCACACACCGGACTCCGCGGACAGGAGTGAAGGGGGGGCGCGGTCCACCACGCCCTcgtcctgctccttctcctcctcctccacaactCACAGACTGCACTCGCGGCCTTCCTTCAACTCCCACAAGCTGATCCAGTGCGACACTCTGGCCAGGAAGAAGCTGAAGTCCGAGAAGGGCAAGGCTCGCTCTCTGGACCTGTTGGAGCTGTCCGGGGCTGTGGCTGACGGCGACGGGGCCGGTTCTGGGTCAGACGGTGCGTCCAGAGTGAGGGCCTCAAGAACCAACCCCTCCTCGGGCAGCAGCCAGGAGAGCCTACGCCTGCCCCGGCCCAAGCCCTCTCTGCCGCCCAGCGAGGCCGCCTCCTTCACCCCGACCGGCCCCGGCAGCAGGTCTCTAGCGGAGCAGGTCCGCGCTCGTCTGCTGGGCTCGGCCGACGACCTGCGCCGGGTGGGGCTGCGAAAACCGCTGTCACCAGAAACGCGGAGGAAGAGACGTGCC of the Cyclopterus lumpus isolate fCycLum1 chromosome 8, fCycLum1.pri, whole genome shotgun sequence genome contains:
- the arhgap23a gene encoding LOW QUALITY PROTEIN: rho GTPase-activating protein 23 (The sequence of the model RefSeq protein was modified relative to this genomic sequence to represent the inferred CDS: inserted 2 bases in 1 codon) → MWALRDADLRKLHTPMPTAMLPCPSQAGSDWSFQNPVGVDCSSPEPRCIWLAVLRSATGSVPPPTPPIMSIGHSQSSHHPRGKGRRDGLSSAGDNPRPPMATRPGREGVGVEWKGPRTLVLHKNSLGFGFTLRHFIVYPPESALHTNQKDEENGNGKGYQKGRLEPMDTIFVKSVREKGPAHQAGLCTGDRLVKVNGESVLGKTYSQVIALIQNSESVLELSIMPKDEDVLQLAYSQDAYLTGNEPYTGGAEYLPPPPPLCYPHTKATTPAGAPASSSMGQNQLDNWSRWPGSSSPSSPLDNRSAVGSPASWQEGRAGEPGGVGHSSPAHRTEEIQYGMTSQQPQGQTRGRSFSSSSSSGGPLSSPLQVHYSNHHTANSSQAQPRKSNSAWTSPPLPQLSHGRTERCQQALTDWYYNQVPERPGRSMQTRHRSYSQDRLSDSRRQQQRSGGWPHSASQDTLMLLQQSGPGPQGEPYWSYGDWEGGPGRGPTATNYTRTRSENLLAQYDRHGRSLEMLDRPAAGLVSPHFERPSWPQQAPQPPPRTDAQLRQGSHYGAAQAPPMTRHTQSHSKHTQAHSQPQSQQSALQSRRLPAGQSMDDQPVGYRSYSPSFYRKTGRILQQAHSFRDPSYSGPHMNWNPTPKTSPPEGTTAPLAASAASPPATATPESQDKAYRPTNHERERVAVEGQAEVVAQTQEVVLRQKPPTGRRNAHGMRHPHYALPMDGLEPSLFSPDPQDTAPASGSRGDVAPRKPNGNLASLPIEDDSLASIPFIDEPTSPGADLHARHVPASSVVSSGMNSAPAVATGPASPTFTFPLTRLFSQDCSSIKSGRRSSYLLAITTERSKSCDEGLNTFREEGRVFSRLPKRVKSFFTDGSLDNLGTAEEVRSKRHSTSELGNITYSDVRRESWLHFKQILTEKGKKVGSGMRPWKRVFSVLRSHSLFLYKDKREAVLRGATIGGAAEDEQPISIRGCLVDIAYSETKRKHALRLTTQDFCEYLLQAEDREDMLDWIKVIRENSKTDSEELGLSRQALINKKLNDYRKQSPTGSKPDSSPRMSRMKPPFLLAKTESGAGAPRSTKSEGKDESGPPKSPWGINIMKKTKKAGPKAFGVRLEDCQPGVNNKFIPLIVEICCGLVEDMGLEYTGIYRVPGNNAMVSALQDQLNKGCEIIPTEEKWQDLNVVSSLLKSFFRKLPEPLFTNDKYNDFIDANRMDSTSDRLKTMKKLIRDLPDYYYHTLKFLVVHLKTVADTSDKNKMEPRNLALVFGPTLVRTSEDNMKDMVTHMPDRYKIVETLIHHCNWFFRXEEQDKDEKTPVDTEDVQPAPNIDHLLSNIGRTALLGEASDSTNSDSAKSKGSWGSKKDLTPKDFLTLSIMSAVTGRKRRKRQNARRVGSSTDDDSEHEPIKAGHLGPEEEEEAMSPVGDTAPRAEGEEDEDEEEEEEEEEEEEEDEEVVESGVKEEVEEEVVAVIPGRPCCKDEEEAGGRQAAVLLHEEEARAEVKGPPWRAPDDARSIVSGYSTLSTLGRSLGSEGRGDDADDENSELVSETDNESGFASRSLTQERPDKHTTTPVNTQPPAAPRSFLYSHYKPPVLSPTNLLATPTALAHTPDSADRSEGGARSTTPSSCSFSSSSTTHRLHSRPSFNSHKLIQCDTLARKKLKSEKGKARSLDLLELSGAVADGDGAGSGSDGASRVRASRTNPSSGSSQESLRLPRPKPSLPPSEAASFTPTGPGSRSLAEQVRARLLGSADDLRRVGLRKPLSPETRRKRRAWRRHTVVASPTEISDKRPQLTVSDFPLSPITQNQVKTPGLPRDADGLDQGPATRQAPTSRFHQYL